One Thiocapsa bogorovii DNA segment encodes these proteins:
- the arsS gene encoding arsenosugar biosynthesis radical SAM (seleno)protein ArsS (Some members of this family are selenoproteins.) produces the protein MLDSLPLLFPSDFPAIDRRRLQTLQINLGYRCNQSCRHCHVDAGPKRSESMSEETIAAVLAFLDRHPVRTLDITGGAPEMHPEFRRLAREGRRRGAEVIDRCNLTILSEPGHEDLGAFLAEQGVRVVASLPCYLADNVDTQRGSGVFAASIAGLRLLNRLGYGVEGSGLELDLVFNPQGPTLPPAQCALETDYRAVLGERYGIVFSRLLTITNMPIKRFGSLLQSTGQFADYMNLLKGAYRAENLDAVMCRDLISVDWQGFVFDCDFNQMLGLGLERDARRLHVSEVDVDGLEGLRIRTAEHCYGCAAGQGSSCGGALA, from the coding sequence ATGCTCGATTCACTGCCCTTGCTCTTCCCGTCGGATTTTCCCGCGATCGACCGGCGCCGCCTACAGACCCTGCAGATCAACCTGGGTTATCGCTGCAACCAGAGTTGCCGTCACTGCCATGTGGATGCCGGGCCCAAGCGCTCCGAGTCGATGAGCGAGGAGACGATCGCGGCGGTGCTCGCATTCCTGGACCGGCATCCGGTGCGCACGCTCGATATCACGGGCGGTGCACCCGAGATGCATCCGGAGTTTCGCCGCCTGGCTCGCGAGGGCCGGCGTCGCGGTGCGGAGGTGATCGACCGCTGCAACCTGACGATCCTCTCGGAGCCCGGCCATGAGGATCTCGGCGCCTTCTTGGCGGAGCAAGGCGTTCGGGTTGTTGCGTCCTTGCCCTGTTACCTGGCTGACAATGTCGATACTCAGCGCGGCAGCGGCGTCTTTGCAGCCAGCATCGCCGGTCTGCGCCTGCTCAACCGCCTAGGCTACGGCGTCGAAGGCAGCGGTCTTGAGCTGGACCTGGTGTTCAATCCGCAGGGCCCGACCTTGCCGCCTGCTCAGTGTGCCTTGGAGACCGATTACCGCGCTGTTCTCGGCGAGCGTTACGGCATCGTTTTCAGTCGCTTGCTGACGATCACGAACATGCCGATCAAGCGCTTCGGCAGCCTGCTTCAGTCGACCGGGCAGTTCGCCGACTATATGAACCTTCTAAAGGGCGCCTATCGCGCGGAGAATCTCGACGCCGTCATGTGCCGCGACCTGATCAGCGTGGATTGGCAGGGCTTCGTCTTCGATTGCGATTTCAATCAGATGCTTGGTCTTGGGCTCGAACGGGACGCGCGGCGGCTGCACGTCTCGGAGGTCGATGTCGATGGGCTCGAGGGTCTGCGCATCCGGACCGCGGAGCATTGCTACGGCTGCGCTGCGGGCCAGGGAAGCAGCTGTGGCGGGGCCTTGGCTTGA
- a CDS encoding Hpt domain-containing protein, giving the protein MDENLNNPLDAEAAMMPETAVDTSLLDLAVLSRLNDDLGRDSVLDLMDLFRTESERRRHRIEAAVSARDASAACHEAHALKGSALTFGACCLGALAFKMEQAGRRGDLDALISDLPELARLTVETQAALVSAYSVNDDRRDPESS; this is encoded by the coding sequence GTGGACGAGAACCTAAACAATCCGCTCGATGCCGAGGCGGCTATGATGCCCGAGACGGCCGTTGACACGTCGCTGCTCGATCTCGCGGTCCTTTCCCGACTGAACGACGATTTGGGCCGGGACTCGGTCCTGGACCTCATGGACCTGTTCCGAACCGAGTCGGAGCGGCGTCGGCATCGGATCGAGGCTGCTGTCTCCGCCCGCGACGCGTCCGCGGCCTGCCACGAGGCACACGCGCTCAAGGGCAGCGCCTTGACCTTCGGTGCCTGTTGTCTGGGAGCCTTGGCATTCAAGATGGAGCAGGCCGGGCGCCGCGGCGATCTGGATGCGCTGATCTCAGACCTGCCTGAGCTCGCACGCCTGACGGTGGAGACGCAAGCTGCCTTGGTGAGTGCATACTCGGTTAACGACGACCGCCGGGATCCGGAATCTTCCTGA
- a CDS encoding glutathione peroxidase, translating into MFENRIGSRVPQVTFHTRRGHEWVDVTTDDIFKGKTVVVFSLPGAFTPTCSSSHVPRYNQLVPTFKQHGVDDVVCMSVNDTFVMNEWKKAQHADNVTFIPDGNGEFTDGMGMLVDKDDLGFGKRSWRYSMLVRDGVVEQMFIEPEVEGDPYGVSDADTMLAYLAPEAAKPLDVTVMTRDGCPFCVKAKEALRNAGIDYEELVLNRDYTEQTLRAVANAATVPQIFVNGKLVGGSDALETWLKEHRAA; encoded by the coding sequence ATGTTCGAGAATCGTATCGGAAGCCGCGTCCCGCAAGTCACCTTTCACACCCGTCGTGGCCACGAATGGGTGGATGTGACGACGGACGACATCTTCAAGGGAAAGACCGTCGTCGTCTTTTCTTTGCCCGGCGCCTTCACGCCGACTTGCTCCTCCTCGCATGTGCCGCGCTACAACCAGCTGGTTCCGACCTTCAAGCAGCACGGGGTCGACGACGTGGTGTGCATGTCGGTGAACGACACCTTTGTCATGAACGAATGGAAGAAGGCCCAGCACGCCGACAACGTTACCTTTATCCCGGACGGCAACGGGGAATTCACCGACGGCATGGGCATGCTGGTCGACAAGGACGATCTGGGCTTCGGCAAGCGGTCCTGGCGCTACTCGATGCTCGTGCGCGACGGCGTCGTCGAGCAGATGTTCATCGAGCCCGAGGTCGAAGGCGACCCCTACGGCGTCTCCGATGCCGATACCATGCTCGCCTATCTGGCGCCGGAAGCCGCCAAGCCGCTCGACGTCACCGTCATGACCCGCGACGGATGCCCCTTCTGCGTCAAGGCAAAAGAGGCCCTGCGCAACGCCGGGATCGACTACGAAGAGCTCGTGTTGAATCGCGACTACACCGAGCAGACCCTGCGGGCCGTCGCCAACGCCGCAACCGTGCCGCAGATCTTCGTCAACGGCAAGCTGGTCGGTGGATCCGACGCTCTCGAGACCTGGCTGAAGGAGCATCGCGCCGCGTAA